One stretch of Euphorbia lathyris chromosome 7, ddEupLath1.1, whole genome shotgun sequence DNA includes these proteins:
- the LOC136235626 gene encoding AT-hook motif nuclear-localized protein 10 gives MAGSETGVMTSSGRVEPFGLGLQKSSPQQPMIQNMRLAFSSEGSAVYKPVTNNNSPSYQPSSTPIAGSVGGGGGGGVVEGSASGGFPPYRINVNAGSGGEGMKKKRGRPRKYGPDGSMATMHMAIVPATQPQQQQQNGGGGSSGGGGFASSPSPPATAVASGGSTAFPGGGATAVAGGGATAAAPPSQLSALTPASSSGTTKKARGRPPGSSNKKHHVQAMGPTGFGFTPHMITVKAGEDLSSQIMSFSQHGPRAICILSANGAISNVTLRQASTSGGTVTYEGRFEILSLSGSFMPSESGGHWGRTGGLSVALSDSDGRVLGGGVAGLLIAATPIQLVVASFISEGEKEPKSLHYMESLTATGRLNPAGGRSPPSRGTHSESSGGPGSPVHQNSGAYNSHPQGISWK, from the exons ATGGCAGGATCCGAGACAGGAGTGATGACGAGCAGTGGCAGAGTGGAGCCTTTTGGCCTGGGTCTCCAGAAAAGTTCGCCGCAGCAGCCGATGATCCAAAACATGCGTTTAGCTTTCAGTTCAGAAGGATCGGCTGTTTATAAACCTGTGACCAACAACAACTCGCCTTCCTACCAACCGTCGTCGACGCCTATTGCCGGATCGGTgggaggaggaggcggaggaggTGTTGTGGAAGGATCAGCCTCTGGAGGTTTTCCACCCTACCGGATTAATGTGAACGCCGGCAGCGGAGGTGAggggatgaaaaagaaaagaggcAGGCCGAGAAAATACGGGCCAGATGGATCTATGGCGACTATGCATATGGCTATTGTGCCTGCAACGCAgcctcaacaacaacaacagaaTGGAGGCGGTGGAAGCAGCGGAGGCGGTGGTTTCGCttcttctccatctcctcctgCTACTGCCGTTGCCAGCGGTGGTTCTACTGCCTTTCCCGGCGGTGGTGCTACTGCCGTTGCCGGAGGTGGTGCTACTGCGGCTGCTCCTCCTTCCCAACTTTCAGCCCTAACCCCAGCCTCGTCGAGTGGGACAACAAAAAAGGCGAGAGGGAGACCACCTGGTTCAAGTAACAAGAAGCACCATGTCCAAGCAATGG GACCGACCGGGTTTGGATTTACTCCACATATGATCACTGTGAAAGCTGGAGAG GATCTATCATCACAAATAATGTCGTTTTCACAGCATGGTCCAAGGGCAATCTGTATCCTGTCAGCAAATGGTGCCATTTCCAATGTGACTCTTCGCCAAGCATCCACGTCTGGTGGAACTGTAACTTATGAG GGGAGATTTGAAATCCTGTCATTATCTGGTTCATTTATGCCATCAGAAAGTGGTGGTCACTGGGGCCGAACTGGGGGCCTAAGTGTGGCTCTCTCTGACTCAGATGGACGCGTACTTGGTGGTGGTGTGGCCGGTCTTTTAATTGCTGCAACTCCTATTCAG TTAGTTGTGGCAAGTTTCATTTCAGAAGGTGAGAAGGAACCGAAATCATTGCACTATATGGAATCCTTAACTGCAACAGGGAGACTCAATCCAGCTGGGGGTAGAAGCCCACCGTCACGTGGCACTCATAGCGAGTCCTCAGGAGGTCCTGGAAGTCCGGTTCATCAGAATTCAGGCGCATATAACAGCCATCCTCAAGGCATTTCATGGAAATGA